Proteins found in one Hyalangium gracile genomic segment:
- a CDS encoding nuclear transport factor 2 family protein: protein MREKGLPYVLDWISLQELAVEYGQAIDYGQDTGDWSRWANVFTPEVTADYSRFMGSGIVTLKREEMPEIARKGLRSFKRVQHATATSVSIQFKSDTQAEVMAYAEVAHYFLLGGVPQEWTIIARYTFSTEKTPEGWKIRKVLLDPVHYRGNLLGLEFVQGKQVV from the coding sequence ATGAGAGAGAAGGGTCTGCCGTACGTTCTGGACTGGATTTCCCTTCAGGAGCTGGCGGTGGAGTACGGCCAGGCCATCGATTACGGCCAGGACACGGGAGACTGGAGCCGCTGGGCGAACGTCTTCACCCCCGAAGTCACGGCGGATTACTCGCGGTTCATGGGCTCAGGCATCGTGACGCTCAAGCGGGAGGAGATGCCTGAGATCGCCAGGAAGGGCTTGAGGTCGTTCAAGCGGGTGCAGCACGCCACGGCCACGAGCGTGAGCATCCAGTTCAAGAGCGACACCCAGGCGGAGGTGATGGCCTACGCGGAGGTGGCCCACTACTTCCTGCTGGGGGGCGTGCCCCAGGAGTGGACCATCATCGCCCGCTACACGTTCTCCACCGAGAAGACGCCCGAGGGGTGGAAGATCCGGAAGGTGCTGCTGGACCCCGTCCACTACCGTGGAAACCTGCTAGGCCTGGAGTTCGTGCAGGGCAAGCAGGTCGTCTGA
- a CDS encoding carboxylate-amine ligase translates to MGASSLLDGQFTLGVEEEFQIVDGQSHELRSYISKMMDDGKTVLRERVRAEMHQSVVEVGTGICKNISEVRSELTEMRLELDRLARKGGMNIVAAGTHPFSDWKNQEITPNPRYHLIVEDLQDIARGNLIFGLHVHVGIKDRETAIALANQIRYFLPHLLALSTSSPFWLGRATGQQSQRTLIFKRFPRTGIPPTFESYSQFMEYVDLLIRTNCIDNGKKIWWDVRVHHVFDTVEVRICDMPTNLHQEIAIVSLIQALVAKLYLLQRRNMSWRHYMSPLVEENKWRASRYGIRGKLIDFGQQKERPYAELLEEMIEFVSEASDLLGTSHEVANVRNILKEGTSAERQLEVYKNSNNDTRAVARWLVEETMRGVSSSPASASQTG, encoded by the coding sequence ATGGGAGCATCGTCTCTGCTGGATGGGCAGTTCACGCTGGGTGTCGAGGAAGAGTTCCAGATCGTCGACGGGCAGTCGCACGAGCTGCGCTCGTACATCTCCAAGATGATGGACGACGGCAAGACGGTGCTCCGCGAGCGCGTCCGCGCGGAGATGCACCAGTCCGTCGTCGAGGTCGGCACCGGCATCTGCAAGAACATCAGTGAGGTCCGCTCGGAGCTGACCGAGATGCGGCTCGAGCTGGACCGGCTGGCGCGCAAGGGCGGGATGAACATCGTCGCCGCGGGCACCCACCCGTTCAGCGACTGGAAGAACCAGGAGATCACCCCCAACCCGCGCTACCACCTCATCGTGGAGGACCTGCAGGACATCGCCCGAGGCAACCTCATCTTCGGGCTCCACGTCCACGTGGGCATCAAGGACCGCGAGACGGCCATCGCGCTGGCCAACCAGATCCGCTACTTCCTGCCGCACCTGCTGGCGCTCTCCACGTCCTCGCCGTTCTGGCTGGGCCGCGCGACGGGCCAGCAGTCCCAGCGCACGCTCATCTTCAAGCGCTTCCCGCGCACCGGCATTCCTCCCACGTTCGAGAGCTACTCCCAGTTCATGGAGTACGTGGACCTGCTCATCCGGACCAACTGCATCGACAACGGGAAGAAGATCTGGTGGGACGTGCGCGTCCACCACGTCTTCGACACGGTGGAGGTCCGCATCTGCGACATGCCCACCAACCTGCACCAGGAGATCGCCATCGTCTCGCTGATCCAGGCGCTGGTGGCCAAGCTCTACCTGCTGCAGCGCCGCAACATGTCCTGGCGCCACTACATGTCCCCGCTCGTCGAGGAGAACAAGTGGCGGGCCAGCCGCTACGGCATCCGCGGCAAGCTCATCGACTTCGGCCAGCAGAAGGAGCGCCCGTACGCGGAGCTGCTCGAGGAGATGATCGAGTTCGTCTCCGAGGCCTCGGACTTGCTGGGCACCTCGCATGAGGTCGCCAACGTGCGCAACATCCTCAAGGAGGGCACGTCCGCGGAGCGGCAGCTCGAGGTGTACAAGAACAGCAACAACGACACCCGCGCGGTGGCGCGCTGGCTGGTGGAGGAGACGATGCGAGGGGTGAGCTCGTCGCCCGCGTCCGCCAGCCAGACCGGGTAG
- a CDS encoding serine/threonine-protein kinase: MERPPDFELHPALLPAGTVVGRWRVVAWAGRGVHGAVYRAVQVGQEQAPAVALKLALFPEDPRFEREGELLSRMRHPSIPRLWGSGEWQAPGGTLHPFVAMDWVDGAPLYEQALYPRASPQVRRMLAQLARALQELHAQGAVHRDVKGDNILVRYADGRALLTDFGTCHYPGAATLTPLTVHPGTPAYRSPEAWCVEFNRHRSVQYRARASDDLFALGVTACRLVTGEYPELSAPWRDESGQWHVDCVRLPAALRRKGHIEPVLRTWIRRLLSVRPEERGTAEQLAEALEQDALPALADAPAPRLSQPRPAAPAPEGPADAVPVPVVSTRGGWAWLALAAVLAVAMCAWAVGALRTEDSASLALAGDEAAGRSDAGTVGLGEAAASTSMSTAAEFPEPKGIAEDTLPAPLPEQLRPDSKGRCPQKKQVAFNGGCWWETPLDREACEEAALNIHMGSMFKNKCYMPVLRHGRQPNSSPMGTP, translated from the coding sequence ATGGAGCGCCCACCTGACTTCGAGCTGCACCCAGCCCTGCTGCCAGCGGGCACGGTGGTGGGGCGCTGGCGCGTGGTGGCCTGGGCGGGCCGGGGCGTGCACGGCGCCGTCTATCGCGCGGTCCAGGTGGGGCAGGAGCAGGCGCCTGCCGTGGCGCTCAAGCTGGCCCTGTTCCCGGAGGATCCCCGCTTCGAGCGCGAGGGCGAGCTGCTGTCGCGCATGCGCCACCCCAGCATTCCGCGGCTGTGGGGCTCCGGGGAGTGGCAGGCGCCGGGCGGCACGCTGCATCCGTTCGTGGCGATGGATTGGGTGGATGGAGCGCCGCTCTATGAGCAGGCCTTGTACCCGCGCGCTTCTCCGCAGGTGCGGCGGATGCTGGCCCAGCTGGCACGCGCGCTCCAGGAGCTCCACGCCCAGGGGGCCGTTCATCGGGACGTAAAGGGCGACAACATCCTGGTGCGCTATGCCGACGGGCGTGCGCTGCTCACGGACTTCGGCACGTGCCACTACCCGGGAGCGGCCACCCTCACGCCGCTCACCGTGCACCCAGGCACGCCCGCCTACCGCTCTCCGGAGGCCTGGTGCGTGGAGTTCAACCGCCACCGCTCGGTGCAGTACCGCGCGCGAGCGAGCGATGACCTCTTCGCGCTGGGAGTGACGGCGTGCCGGCTGGTGACTGGTGAGTATCCGGAGCTGAGTGCGCCGTGGAGGGATGAGAGCGGGCAGTGGCACGTGGACTGCGTGAGGCTTCCCGCCGCGCTGCGGAGGAAGGGGCACATCGAGCCAGTGCTGCGCACGTGGATCCGTCGTCTGCTCTCGGTGCGTCCGGAGGAGCGAGGAACGGCGGAGCAGCTGGCCGAGGCCCTGGAGCAGGACGCGCTGCCTGCTCTCGCGGACGCGCCTGCGCCGCGTCTCAGTCAGCCTCGCCCCGCGGCCCCCGCTCCTGAGGGGCCGGCGGATGCCGTGCCCGTGCCTGTGGTGAGCACACGCGGCGGGTGGGCCTGGCTCGCCCTGGCGGCGGTGCTGGCGGTGGCCATGTGCGCATGGGCAGTGGGGGCGTTGCGGACCGAGGACTCGGCCTCCCTGGCACTCGCTGGGGATGAGGCCGCTGGCCGCTCGGACGCGGGGACGGTGGGGCTCGGCGAGGCTGCTGCGTCCACGTCCATGAGCACCGCTGCTGAATTTCCAGAGCCGAAGGGGATAGCGGAGGACACGCTGCCCGCGCCGCTGCCGGAGCAACTCCGGCCCGATTCCAAGGGGCGCTGCCCGCAGAAGAAGCAGGTGGCCTTCAACGGAGGCTGCTGGTGGGAGACGCCACTGGACCGAGAGGCCTGTGAGGAGGCGGCCCTCAACATCCACATGGGCAGCATGTTCAAGAACAAGTGCTACATGCCAGTGCTGAGGCACGGCCGACAACCCAACTCCAGCCCCATGGGCACTCCCTGA
- a CDS encoding ATP-grasp domain-containing protein — protein MNKKIGILAGMEWDHFPMALIERINKVPGFEAELAKIDATPENFTAKYDVLVDRISHEVPFYRFHLKAAMLAGTYVINDPFWFSADDKFFGFSLATRIGVTVPRTMMLPQREYIPAIDPRRSLNNLVYPLDWEGIARYVGFPAICKPADGGGWRNVNRVNDMDELMRVYNESGQLVLTMQQFIEFDDYVRCLVIGREHVRMIRYDVKARGYLPDKNFLPASLEARIIDSARELNRALGYDMNSVEFAIKDGVPYAIDFTNPAPDMYPHHILPDNYEWCLEKMSELCISAAREGRKNDMNHAWQRYLEKKTARPAASTAAPRAAAAVSAVAKAR, from the coding sequence GTGAACAAGAAGATTGGCATTCTGGCGGGGATGGAGTGGGACCACTTCCCCATGGCGCTCATCGAGCGCATCAACAAGGTTCCGGGCTTCGAGGCGGAGCTGGCGAAGATCGACGCGACGCCGGAGAACTTCACCGCGAAGTACGACGTGCTCGTCGACCGCATCAGCCACGAGGTGCCGTTCTACCGCTTCCACCTCAAGGCGGCGATGCTGGCCGGCACCTACGTCATCAATGATCCGTTCTGGTTCTCGGCGGACGACAAGTTCTTCGGCTTCTCGCTGGCCACCCGCATTGGCGTCACCGTCCCCCGGACGATGATGCTGCCGCAGCGCGAGTACATCCCCGCCATCGATCCGCGCCGCTCGCTCAACAACCTCGTCTACCCGCTGGACTGGGAGGGCATCGCCCGGTACGTGGGCTTCCCGGCCATCTGCAAGCCGGCGGATGGCGGCGGCTGGCGCAACGTCAACCGCGTCAACGACATGGACGAGCTGATGCGCGTCTACAACGAGTCCGGCCAGCTCGTGCTGACGATGCAGCAGTTCATCGAGTTCGATGACTACGTGCGCTGCCTCGTCATCGGCCGCGAGCACGTGCGGATGATCCGCTACGACGTGAAGGCGCGCGGCTACCTGCCGGACAAGAACTTCCTGCCCGCGTCGCTGGAGGCCCGCATCATCGACAGCGCGCGCGAGCTCAACCGGGCGCTCGGCTACGACATGAACTCGGTGGAGTTCGCCATCAAGGATGGCGTCCCCTATGCCATCGACTTCACCAACCCGGCCCCGGACATGTATCCGCACCACATCCTCCCGGACAACTACGAGTGGTGCCTGGAGAAGATGTCGGAGCTGTGTATCAGCGCCGCGCGCGAGGGCCGCAAGAACGACATGAACCACGCGTGGCAGCGCTACCTGGAGAAGAAGACGGCTCGGCCGGCGGCCTCCACCGCCGCTCCCCGCGCCGCCGCTGCTGTGTCCGCCGTCGCGAAGGCGAGGTAA
- a CDS encoding GNAT family N-acetyltransferase → MAFQIRHAVSTDAALLPDIEHSAGELFRTLPDLAWIADTGVMSAEVHLGRIAQGTVWVAQLEEGPLVGFLNAERVGDELHIWEFAVHSSHQGRGVGRRFMETVEAYARREGISALTLTTFRGVPWNEPFYARLGFETLEGDAIGERLSAVLRDEALKGLPAERRCAMRRLLSPGG, encoded by the coding sequence ATGGCATTCCAGATCCGCCACGCCGTCTCCACCGACGCCGCCTTGCTGCCGGACATCGAGCACTCGGCCGGGGAGCTCTTCCGCACCCTGCCGGACCTGGCCTGGATTGCCGACACGGGAGTCATGTCGGCGGAGGTCCACCTGGGCCGCATTGCCCAGGGGACTGTCTGGGTGGCGCAGCTCGAGGAAGGCCCCCTCGTCGGCTTCCTCAATGCGGAGCGAGTGGGCGACGAGCTGCACATCTGGGAGTTCGCGGTCCACTCGAGCCATCAGGGCCGCGGCGTGGGTCGGCGGTTCATGGAGACGGTGGAGGCGTACGCCCGGCGGGAGGGGATTTCAGCCCTCACCCTGACCACCTTCCGCGGTGTTCCCTGGAATGAGCCCTTCTATGCCCGCCTCGGCTTCGAGACGCTGGAGGGGGACGCGATCGGTGAGCGCCTGTCCGCCGTCCTGCGGGATGAAGCCCTGAAGGGGCTGCCAGCCGAGCGCCGATGCGCGATGCGCCGGCTCCTCTCCCCGGGGGGGTGA
- a CDS encoding VOC family protein, translating into MARVTGIGGVFFKSKSDHKQLAAWYERHLGLRLEEWGGAILKWPEDKADDRGLTVWHVAEKNSQWFSPSDSSFMINYRVDDLDELLTQLRRDGVQIVKGPESHENGRFAWILDLDGNKVELWQPMAWDEKNKQR; encoded by the coding sequence ATGGCGAGAGTTACCGGAATCGGGGGCGTCTTCTTCAAGTCGAAGTCAGATCACAAGCAGCTCGCGGCCTGGTACGAGCGGCACCTGGGCTTGCGGCTCGAGGAGTGGGGCGGCGCGATCTTGAAGTGGCCAGAGGACAAGGCCGATGACCGCGGCCTCACCGTCTGGCACGTCGCGGAGAAGAACAGCCAGTGGTTCAGCCCCAGCGACTCCAGCTTCATGATCAACTATCGCGTGGATGACCTCGACGAGCTCCTGACGCAGCTGCGCCGCGACGGCGTGCAGATCGTCAAGGGACCGGAGTCCCACGAGAACGGCCGCTTTGCCTGGATCCTCGATCTCGACGGCAACAAGGTCGAGCTGTGGCAGCCGATGGCGTGGGACGAGAAGAACAAGCAGCGCTGA
- a CDS encoding AHH domain-containing protein, whose translation MLRWRVLWKAEALLLVLVLGCTSIPKVPLVEDTGQGRAVVHVPRTVDLQPMELEEEEFQQAVRRLAREVRLTGTPRQTAEQAFQMDPQSGDYLYLQQDQKLVPAGPGAPWDAPVTKEDLALAERYRLWCQSAYNFYGDCLGGALVGGRYLDMQGRNVWALAMSKSPVLDEMKKALGEMVEFRALVSTALWTLGSMLLIMLLNPMAPGLVAALGVGMLLYVGYDTLRNLVTGWSELTEAAKVATTFEQLREAGERFGKIIGREAARAFAMLLVAAIGSTAPLFAAKVPTLPGSAQVAIQAEAQAGISLPALGAVEEIAVTAEGVSITLPANVVAMAARPGRGKGPCVDTHHIATICNDKDTRRGGPWTPRFREIFAKAGMSMEDPANKMPLAGHYGPHPERYHQIVLRELLEATATCRSVVECRARLKEALKELAKEIATPGTQLNQLVTR comes from the coding sequence ATGCTGCGGTGGCGAGTTCTCTGGAAGGCCGAAGCGCTGTTGCTGGTGTTGGTCCTTGGGTGCACCAGCATCCCGAAGGTTCCCCTCGTGGAGGACACCGGCCAGGGCAGAGCCGTCGTCCACGTTCCCCGCACCGTTGACCTGCAACCGATGGAGCTGGAGGAAGAGGAGTTCCAGCAGGCTGTGAGACGCCTTGCGCGCGAGGTGCGGCTGACAGGCACTCCGCGCCAGACGGCGGAGCAGGCGTTTCAGATGGACCCGCAGAGCGGCGATTACCTCTACCTCCAGCAGGATCAGAAGCTGGTGCCAGCAGGGCCCGGCGCGCCCTGGGACGCCCCGGTGACGAAAGAGGATCTGGCTTTGGCGGAACGCTATCGGCTCTGGTGCCAGAGCGCCTACAACTTCTACGGAGACTGTCTCGGGGGCGCGCTGGTGGGTGGCCGCTACCTGGACATGCAAGGCCGCAACGTCTGGGCTCTGGCCATGAGCAAGAGCCCGGTGCTGGACGAGATGAAGAAGGCGCTTGGAGAGATGGTCGAATTCCGCGCGCTTGTCAGCACGGCCCTGTGGACGTTGGGTTCCATGCTGCTGATCATGCTCCTCAATCCCATGGCTCCGGGGTTGGTGGCGGCGCTGGGCGTCGGGATGCTCCTGTATGTGGGCTATGACACGCTCCGCAACCTCGTGACGGGCTGGAGTGAGTTGACGGAGGCGGCGAAGGTGGCAACCACCTTCGAGCAGCTCCGCGAGGCGGGCGAGAGGTTTGGGAAGATCATCGGGCGAGAGGCCGCGCGCGCGTTCGCCATGCTGCTGGTCGCGGCGATTGGCTCGACGGCGCCACTGTTCGCGGCGAAGGTGCCGACGCTGCCCGGCTCGGCGCAGGTGGCCATACAGGCCGAAGCTCAGGCAGGCATCTCGCTGCCCGCGCTGGGCGCGGTGGAGGAGATCGCGGTCACTGCCGAGGGCGTGAGCATCACGCTGCCCGCGAACGTGGTCGCTATGGCGGCGCGGCCTGGTCGCGGCAAGGGTCCTTGCGTCGACACGCACCACATCGCCACCATCTGCAACGACAAGGACACCAGGCGCGGGGGCCCGTGGACCCCAAGGTTCCGGGAGATCTTCGCCAAGGCGGGAATGTCGATGGAGGACCCGGCGAACAAGATGCCACTGGCGGGGCATTACGGACCACACCCCGAGCGGTATCACCAGATCGTTCTCAGGGAACTGCTCGAAGCAACGGCGACCTGTCGCAGCGTCGTGGAGTGCCGTGCGAGGCTGAAGGAGGCCCTCAAGGAACTGGCGAAGGAAATCGCAACCCCGGGAACACAACTGAACCAACTCGTCACCCGGTAG
- a CDS encoding type 1 glutamine amidotransferase family protein, protein MTPAGRSRNLRIGLIDMNNGVPNQAIRSFKFIIATFAERVRARNPGLTVTTTHVQPRNLGEAPPADCDLYLSSGGPDAPVDGFKESWATGFRSFIDRIVDGQLQHGSSAASLFAVCYSFEIAVMHFGIAGMIPRERKFGIMPVYPTDEGLASPMFAPFGDRLFVWEHRSWQAVDLDEKKLRELGGTLLARESRDGHSKGRGLMAFRFASGVEGTIFHPEADRPGVLNWLERPEQAKAVIETYGELIYRRMCKTIDDPTRLARTYALLLPGWMARSFNALALDRDWAPVDMPTYDAAVGLDAFGRPSAAAANVAAETNS, encoded by the coding sequence ATGACTCCCGCTGGCCGTTCCCGGAACCTCCGCATTGGCCTGATCGACATGAACAACGGTGTGCCCAACCAGGCCATCCGTTCGTTCAAGTTCATCATCGCCACGTTCGCCGAGCGCGTACGTGCCCGTAACCCAGGGCTCACCGTCACCACCACGCACGTGCAGCCGCGCAACCTCGGCGAGGCTCCGCCCGCCGACTGCGATCTCTACCTGAGCTCCGGCGGCCCCGACGCCCCCGTGGACGGCTTCAAGGAGAGCTGGGCCACCGGCTTCCGCTCCTTCATCGACCGCATTGTCGACGGGCAGCTCCAGCACGGCAGCTCCGCGGCGTCCCTCTTCGCCGTCTGCTACTCGTTCGAGATCGCCGTGATGCACTTCGGCATCGCCGGGATGATCCCCCGCGAGCGCAAGTTCGGCATCATGCCCGTCTACCCGACGGACGAGGGCCTGGCCTCGCCCATGTTCGCGCCCTTCGGGGACCGGCTCTTCGTCTGGGAGCACCGCAGCTGGCAGGCGGTGGACCTGGACGAGAAGAAGCTGCGCGAGCTGGGCGGCACGCTCCTGGCCCGCGAGAGCCGCGACGGCCACAGCAAGGGCCGCGGGCTGATGGCCTTCCGCTTCGCCTCCGGCGTCGAGGGCACCATCTTCCACCCCGAGGCCGACCGCCCCGGCGTGCTCAACTGGCTCGAGCGCCCCGAGCAGGCCAAGGCCGTCATCGAGACGTACGGCGAGCTCATCTACCGCCGCATGTGCAAGACCATTGATGACCCCACCCGCCTGGCGCGCACCTACGCGCTGCTGCTGCCCGGCTGGATGGCGCGCTCGTTCAACGCGCTGGCGCTGGATCGTGACTGGGCGCCGGTGGACATGCCGACCTATGACGCGGCCGTGGGCCTGGATGCCTTCGGCCGTCCTTCAGCGGCCGCGGCCAACGTCGCGGCGGAGACCAACTCGTGA
- a CDS encoding DUF4062 domain-containing protein → MEKRYQVFISSTYNDLREERTKVFQTIMQLDCIPAGMELFPAADEEQWKFIKRVINDCDYYLLIIGGRYGSLTTEGISFTEKEYDYAVQQGLKVIALIHGQPDQIAAGKTDKSPAAAKKLAKFREKASTGRLVQYWKEPSDLPGLVALSLSMTMKLYPAIGWVRANAVASSEVLADLNELRKRNKDLEEQLAKVQAKGKESVFAGRTYDELYTVLNEEKVYVVVGDPEEERETTALVAMIAFADDLARGVSNAFGASKSEARLFYGVATRLSVYGLTDFTPIPRNVAWQRLALTDTGKKFVAAVKAKRAAKKKAEQSNTTKSEAASLKSGSAASAAPLSELSEIASAPGTPTGALGQEKAQNEVPVKRVALKKAPPTE, encoded by the coding sequence ATGGAGAAGCGATACCAAGTATTCATCAGTTCGACCTACAACGACCTTCGAGAGGAGCGAACGAAGGTTTTCCAGACCATCATGCAGTTGGATTGCATCCCTGCCGGGATGGAACTGTTTCCGGCAGCCGACGAGGAGCAGTGGAAGTTCATTAAGAGAGTGATCAACGACTGCGACTACTATCTACTCATAATTGGTGGTCGATATGGGTCGTTGACGACGGAGGGCATCAGTTTTACCGAGAAAGAGTATGACTATGCTGTGCAGCAGGGGTTGAAGGTAATCGCGCTGATTCACGGGCAACCCGATCAGATTGCGGCAGGCAAGACGGACAAGTCCCCAGCGGCGGCTAAGAAACTCGCCAAGTTTCGTGAGAAGGCATCGACTGGGCGCTTGGTCCAATACTGGAAGGAGCCAAGCGACCTACCGGGACTGGTGGCGCTTAGCCTGAGCATGACGATGAAACTCTACCCTGCCATAGGGTGGGTACGTGCAAATGCGGTTGCGAGTAGCGAGGTGTTGGCGGACCTGAACGAACTCAGAAAGCGCAATAAAGACTTGGAGGAGCAACTCGCCAAGGTCCAGGCCAAGGGAAAAGAGTCGGTGTTCGCCGGAAGAACCTACGACGAACTGTATACAGTCTTGAATGAGGAAAAGGTCTATGTCGTCGTAGGCGACCCAGAAGAGGAGAGGGAGACCACCGCGCTCGTAGCCATGATTGCGTTCGCCGACGACTTGGCGCGTGGAGTTTCAAATGCATTCGGCGCGTCCAAATCAGAGGCTCGCCTCTTTTACGGAGTGGCAACGCGGCTCTCCGTCTACGGCCTTACCGACTTTACCCCCATTCCACGTAACGTGGCGTGGCAACGGTTGGCTTTGACGGATACAGGAAAGAAGTTCGTTGCCGCCGTCAAAGCGAAAAGGGCAGCCAAGAAAAAGGCAGAGCAGAGCAACACCACCAAGTCTGAGGCCGCATCCCTCAAGAGCGGCTCCGCGGCCAGCGCAGCGCCGCTGTCAGAACTGTCGGAGATTGCATCGGCCCCAGGGACGCCGACAGGCGCGCTTGGACAAGAGAAGGCACAGAACGAGGTGCCAGTGAAGCGCGTAGCGTTGAAGAAGGCGCCTCCAACCGAATGA
- a CDS encoding S8 family serine peptidase, with protein MSDTSTKPKPAGDVVYGERPLLEQEPHTVWPQGEPSLEEILPIASRLAVNPHYQGRGVTAAFLDSGFFAHPDLMEPRCRIRRYYDIINDKEGLELIRKPDNSMWHGMMTSTVAAGNGFLSDGKYKSLAPEMDVVLVKVGHLSRVKHDDIARGIRWVIARKDELNIRVLNISAGGDYEASYLVDPICQAAEDAVRAGITVVCAVGNAAHGNNRVISPASTPAVITVGGLDDRGDPRLGRMGTYWSCFGPTIDGLQKPEVMAPAIWVVAPILPDTPTAQEAELLTLLDGTPDSELLKVLNERPGVIRELDSVKNDAPYLIRQLIGSKLRDQKVVSGAYKHVDGTSFAAPIVTSIVGQMLEANPRLAPWEVKRILIATARRLPSVAVERQGWGVVQPAAAITEAERRR; from the coding sequence ATGTCCGACACCTCGACCAAGCCCAAACCCGCTGGTGACGTCGTCTACGGCGAGCGTCCGCTCCTCGAGCAGGAACCCCACACCGTCTGGCCGCAGGGTGAGCCCTCGCTGGAGGAGATCCTCCCCATCGCCAGCCGCCTCGCGGTCAACCCGCACTACCAGGGCAGGGGAGTCACCGCCGCGTTCCTCGACTCGGGCTTCTTCGCCCACCCGGACCTGATGGAGCCGCGCTGCCGCATCCGCCGCTACTACGACATCATCAACGACAAGGAGGGCCTGGAGCTCATCCGCAAGCCGGACAACTCCATGTGGCACGGGATGATGACGTCCACCGTGGCCGCCGGAAACGGCTTCCTCTCCGACGGGAAGTACAAGTCCCTGGCGCCGGAGATGGACGTCGTCCTGGTGAAGGTGGGTCACCTGTCGCGCGTGAAACATGACGACATCGCCCGGGGCATCCGCTGGGTCATCGCGCGCAAGGACGAGCTCAACATCCGCGTGCTCAACATCTCGGCCGGCGGCGACTACGAGGCCAGCTACCTGGTGGACCCCATCTGCCAGGCCGCCGAGGACGCCGTCCGCGCCGGCATCACCGTCGTCTGCGCCGTCGGCAACGCCGCCCACGGCAACAACCGCGTCATCTCCCCGGCCAGCACCCCCGCCGTCATCACCGTGGGCGGCCTGGACGACCGCGGCGACCCCCGCCTGGGCCGCATGGGCACCTATTGGTCCTGCTTCGGCCCCACCATCGATGGTCTGCAAAAGCCGGAAGTCATGGCGCCGGCCATCTGGGTCGTCGCCCCCATCCTCCCGGACACCCCCACCGCCCAGGAGGCGGAGCTGCTCACCCTGCTGGACGGCACCCCGGACTCAGAGCTGCTCAAGGTCCTCAACGAGCGCCCCGGCGTCATCCGCGAGCTGGACTCGGTGAAGAACGATGCGCCCTACCTCATCCGACAGCTGATTGGCTCCAAGCTGAGAGACCAGAAAGTCGTTTCAGGGGCCTACAAGCACGTGGATGGCACCTCGTTCGCCGCCCCCATCGTCACCAGCATCGTCGGGCAGATGCTCGAGGCCAATCCCAGGCTGGCACCGTGGGAGGTCAAACGAATTCTCATCGCTACGGCGCGGCGGCTCCCGAGCGTCGCCGTGGAGCGCCAGGGGTGGGGCGTCGTCCAGCCGGCGGCGGCCATCACCGAGGCGGAGCGGCGCCGCTAG
- a CDS encoding imm11 family protein has protein sequence MSKRFFELADDVTFPNRWHLAMPRNTQGVKVDDYEFWRGTPVHIKSRLRIPIEVEGKPLDYSEAGLNIPVVHVRVASMFAELAPDDVQLIPVDVEGQPDQYLILVATRLIRCIDEQASRIRLWTHENGIPEMVGRYASVRDMRIDKAKVGSTKVFRCEGWSSPLIVAEQIKDALEGMGATGTRFEDV, from the coding sequence ATGTCCAAGCGCTTTTTCGAGCTAGCCGACGACGTGACGTTCCCGAACCGTTGGCACTTGGCGATGCCCCGGAACACCCAGGGCGTCAAAGTGGACGATTACGAGTTCTGGAGAGGAACGCCCGTCCACATCAAGAGCCGCTTGAGAATCCCCATCGAGGTCGAGGGCAAGCCGCTGGACTACTCAGAGGCGGGTCTTAACATCCCGGTGGTCCATGTCCGAGTCGCGTCCATGTTCGCGGAGTTGGCCCCGGACGACGTGCAACTGATCCCCGTGGATGTGGAGGGCCAGCCGGACCAGTACCTCATCCTCGTGGCTACTCGCTTGATCCGCTGTATCGACGAACAGGCGTCCCGGATTCGGCTCTGGACCCATGAGAACGGCATTCCAGAGATGGTCGGTAGATATGCCTCCGTGCGTGACATGCGCATCGACAAGGCCAAGGTGGGAAGCACGAAGGTGTTTCGCTGTGAAGGGTGGAGCAGCCCGCTGATCGTGGCCGAGCAGATCAAGGACGCCTTGGAAGGCATGGGGGCCACAGGGACGCGATTCGAGGACGTCTAG